A genomic segment from Glycine max cultivar Williams 82 chromosome 1, Glycine_max_v4.0, whole genome shotgun sequence encodes:
- the LOC100780899 gene encoding sulfoquinovosyl transferase SQD2, with protein MNNSTSLSINPSLTPPFRLPATQTTTLSSSFSTFPQNSLRFSCFQSFRPKPINPFCRKARLCSLQGSTSVKSRKSLVLCATNMTIAEDSLLQVVEEEEGPPDFALLDPEDNSRPRRIALFVEPSPFAYVSGYKNRFQNFIKYLREMGDEVMVVTTHEGVPKEFYGAKLIGSRSFPCPWYQKVPLSLALSPRIISAVAEFKPDIIHASSPGIMVFGALIIAKLLSVPIVMSYHTHVPVYIPRYTFSWLVQPMWWVIKFLHRAADLTLVPSAAIAKDLEEARVTAANKICLWNKGVDSESFHPRFKSHEMRLRLSNGEPEKPLIVHVGRLGVEKSLDFLKSLMDRLPEARIAFIGDGPYREELEKMFEGMPAVFTGMLGGEELSQAYASGDVFVMPSESETLGLVVLEAMSSGIPVVGARAGGVPDIIPEDQDGKIGYLYTPGDLEDCLSKLKPLLDDKELRETMGEAARLEMEKYDWRAATQKIRNENYNAAIWFWRKKRAQLLRPFQWLAQRIFQSPDPEANT; from the exons ATGAACAACTCTACGTCTCTCTCTATAAATCCCTCTCTCACTCCTCCTTTTCGTTTACCTGCCACACAAACAACAACcctatcttcttctttttccactTTCCCTCAGAACTCTCTTAGATTTAGCTGTTTCCAATCGTTTCGACCAAAACCCATTAACCCCTTTTGCAGAAAAGCAAGATTGTGCTCTCTGCAAGGGTCAACGAGTGTGAAAAGCAGAAAAAGTTTGGTGCTTTGTGCTACCAACATGACTATAGCAGAGGATAGTTTGTTgcaggtggtggaggaggaagaGGGTCCTCCTGATTTTGCTTTGCTTGATCCTGAGGACAATTCTAGGCCTCGTAGAATTGCTCTCTTCGTTGAGCCTTCTCCTTTTGC ATATGTCTCAGGATACAAAAACCGTTTCcagaattttataaaataccTTCGTGAAATGGGAGATGAG GTGATGGTCGTGACAACACATGAAGGAGTACCCAAGGAATTTTATGGAGCCAAATTAATTGGATCCCGAAG CTTCCCTTGTCCCTGGTATCAAAAGGTACCCCTCTCTTTGGCACTTAGTCCAAGAATAATTTCTGCTGTTGCTGAGTTTAAGCCTGACATAATACATGCATCATCACCAGGCATAATG GTTTTTGGTGCCCTTATCATTGCAAAGCTTCTGAGTGTTCCTATTGTCATGTCCTATCACACCCACGTACCAGT ATACATTCCAAGATACACCTTTAGCTGGCTGGTGCAACCCATGTGGTGGGTCATAA AATTTCTGCATAGAGCAGCTGATCTTACACTGGTGCCATCAGCTGCCATTGCAAAAGATCTTGAAGAAGCTAGAGTAACAGCAG CGAACAAGATTTGTCTTTGGAACAAGGGTGTTGATTCTGAAAGTTTCCATCCGCGATTCAAGTCCCATGAAATGCGATTAAGACTGAG CAATGGTGAACCTGAGAAGCCCTTGATAGTTCATGTTGGACGGCTTGGAGTTGAGAAGAGTTTAGATTTTCTCAAAAG TCTCATGGATAGGCTTCCTGAAGCACGAATTGCCTTTATCGGAGATGGACCTTACAG AGAGGAACTAGAGAAAATGTTTGAAGGCATGCCAGCAGTGTTCACAGGAATGTTAGGAGGGGAAGAACTATCTCAAGCCTATGCAAGTGGAGATGTCTTTGTGATGCCGTCAGAGTCAGAGACACTTGGCCTTGTTGTTCTGGAGGCCATGTCATCAGGAATCCCTGTGGTGGGAGCGCGTGCCGGTGGCGTTCCAGACATAATTCCAGAAGACCAAGATGGCAAAATTGGTTACCTCTATACACCAGGTGATCTTGAAGATTGCCTGAGCAAACTAAAGCCGCTTTTGGATGACAAAGAGTTGAGAGAAACCATGGGAGAAGCTGCACGTTTGGAGATGGAGAAGTATGATTGGAGAGCAGCCACTCAGAAGATTCGCAATGAAAACTACAATGCTGCCATTTGGTTCTGGCGCAAGAAAAGGGCTCAACTCTTGAGACCCTTTCAATGGTTGGCTCAACGTATTTTCCAATCTCCAGATCCAGAAGCCAACACATAG